Proteins from one Malaya genurostris strain Urasoe2022 chromosome 2, Malgen_1.1, whole genome shotgun sequence genomic window:
- the LOC131430003 gene encoding uncharacterized protein LOC131430003, with product MLEPVENMCTLEETSTALPVSNRGQKRNEEKTTLTEIALRFIGHTNGKASCCIDAGSGCQNAQEKNDIQNFIRHFRTRHFELAKTNGLIRDQEVSMKKQRVIAKRMVAIDKQLLMDSLLKMIAFHNLPLRCFQWDGFKQIIDPLASAVGVTINTGNMIAFLKEISQRIRAEISSELQNKLFSLKIDSASRQNRHIVGVNAQYAINDVIVIRTLDMIEVQERQTARFVKTKILEIIQNFGVGIDPIFSITCDNGPNMLATVRHLKEEVELMTACSNDDYDTEEEDKKLHNFTSALSNELQENLNLVRCTVHTLQLAILM from the exons ATGCTTGAGCCTGTCGAAAATATGTGCACATTGGAAGAAACTTCAACGGCTTTACCTGTTTCAAATAGAGGACAGAAACGAAATGAGGAGAAAACAACTTTGACTGAAATTGCACTGAGGTTTATTGGCCACACAAATGGTAAAGCTTCATGTTGTATTGACGCCGGAAGTGGCTGTCAGAATGCGCAGGAAAAAAATGACATCCAGAACTTCATCCGTCATTTCCGAACCCGACACTTTGAATTGGCAAAGACAAACGGATTAATTAGAGATCAAGAGGTGTCAATGAAGAAGCAGAGAGTTATTGCTAAGCGAATGGTGGCTATTGACAAGCAGCTTTTGATGGATTCATTGTTGAAAATGATAGCATTTCACAATCTTCCGCTGCGATGTTTCCAATGGGATGGTTTCAAGCAAATTATTGATCCATTGGCGTCTGCTGTTGGTGTTACCATAAATACTGGCAACATGATAGCTTTTCTAAAagaaatttcacaaagaattcgCGCTGAAATCAGTTCAGAGCTGCAAAACAAATTATTCAGCCTTAAAATTGATTCTGCGTCTCGGCAAAATCGTCATATCGTAGGCGTAAATGCCCAGTATGCCATCAATGACGTGATAGTAATCCGTACCCTGG ATATGATAGAAGTTCAAGAACGTCAGACAGCGCGTTTtgtaaaaactaaaattttggagatAATTCAAAACTTCGGAGTAGGAATTGATCCAATATTTTCTATCACGTGTGATAATGGGCCCAACATGTTGGCAACGGTACGTCACCTGAAGGAAGAAGTAGAACTAATGACCGCTTGTTCAAATGATGATTACGATACTGAAGAAGAAgataaaaaattacataacttCACATCTGCTTTAAGCAATGAActgcaagaaaatttaaatctggttcGTTGTACTGTTCATACCCTACAGTTAGCTATACTGATGTAG